AAAGGGGGATGAATTGGGAGGAGGGACGGATATTTCACCGCACACTCCCGTCGGAAATTGTTCATGTTTAATCTACACGATCTATAGTAGAATCCCTTTTTATAAGCCAAGAGTGGGTAGGGAGAGTGGTGTGTGTGTCATATGAGATTATGTTCATCGCTGGCATGATGAAAAGTCCAGGAAGAACCATAGGGCTGTCTCCGGTAGCTTTGCCTTCTTACTGAGCATTTTTTTTAAAGGGGTCTGTCATGCGGATTAAAAAAGTCACGATGCAATTGACGCTCGTCACCATGTTTCTGCTTACCGGATGTGGAGGAGTGCAGTCGGGACAAAAGACGGTTTTGAAAGGTTCCAAGTTGCCGGAAAAGCAAGGTTGGGAGGATTCCAGCAATGCTGTTCGCCCATTGGATGTGGTGACAAACGGGAGTCATCTAACACTCAACACAATTGGAGTCATTAGAGCGATCGATCAACTTCCGGGAAAAGCGTACATGTGGTTTTATAAAGAACTTCCTTTTGACTTCGAAACAGGATTCTCCATTGAGTTTACGTTGCAAGTGCACAAAGTGGAGCAACCGCATAATTTTCTTGATGCGGGCATTATGTTTTACGGTTCTGTCGACATCTCTGACGGGACCTTCGCAGAAGGCCCACGAAGTCATATGATCTATTTTGATGAGGATGCCATTGGATGGGGGGACGAAAAAGGGACGTATAAAATGGACACGACTGATACCTTTCACACTTACACTTTAACGGTTGAGGGTGGAAGATTTGCCAAGGTGTACGTTGATGGAAAACTTGCTTTGAAACGAAATGACTGGGTGGGAATACCCAGAATCGGCTTTGGAGATATGACGAACGATGATGGGGTCAATGGAAAGTTTTCTATAGGTGACATTATTGTGACCTCCGATCCCCAACGCTTCCCTTCGCGACCTGCCCCCCGCCGTCAACTCATCCCTCCTTCACGACGTGGTGGTTAATCCACCCATTGATAAACCAAATTCATAGACTCACCGTCTGCAAAATTTTGTCGGGGATTTCATTATTCATCACATGGATATGAGGGTGTTTTTTAGCTGAGGGAAAATTATTGGCCTAGTCTTTCCCATTCCTAGACTCAGCATAAGACGAAGAATGTAGAGGGAATGATTCATGATAGGTCTTTTCCCATTCTTCTAAGGGATCTTTGTGGCCTTTTGAAACGATTTCAAGAAAGGACCCATATTGTAGGGCTCGAGCACCATCAATGATCTGTGTGAGGCCATATTCTTTGCGAAAATTATATTCTGTAAAAGCTGCCGAGGCACATTGAAGGGGAAAGAACCAGTCTCGCTCCTGATTGGTATGATAATCCTTTAAATAAAGCCGTATTTCATTAAATATTTTGCAATATTGATTGGCCCTCAACCATTTGCCCCATACCAACTTATAGGCCTCATCTTTTGTAGGGCTCGTTTTTTGTTTCCAGTCTAATTCGCCAGTGTCTATGCGTTTCTGGGCAAATTCAGGCAGGAAGTCTTTCAATTCGCCAGAAATACCATTGAAACCGGCTAGCTTATGTCCGGGCTCAATGATAAATATTTCACAATCCACCTGGTGCAACATGGACTCAAGCAACCCCTCGCGGTTGGCTAATACTCTATCGGGAGCCTGCCATAGGGTTTCTGTCACATGATAAATTTCCTGAAGGATCTTTTTCTTCGATGCTTCAGAAATTTTTTGAATGAATTCATAAGGTGATTCATGCATGTCTGTTTGTACATAAGTCAGAACAATCTCATAAAGGGGATTGGTGGATATTGTTTTTCTGCGATTGAACATACCCCGTAGTTTTTTTAACAACCCCATCCAAAACCTCCACAAGTAAGGGGTAGGTTTTCCACTTCAGGAGATTCATGAAGAAAAATAATCGGAATGAAATCTTTTCCCATCTCTGCTTATACACTCACCAATTTACTTGTTGCCTGTTCTTCAAACAGCTGGCTTTCTGTTTCAGGGCACCGAGGCAATCCAATAACCAGTGAGCCGTAAACAGGCCTTAACGGCTATTTCTTTTAATATAGCCAGGATTTGGCTTATTGGCCAGAGAATGAATGGAGCCGTATAAAGGAAGCAGGGAGGTTCTCTCTAGGTGTCTTTGGGGAAATTGGCGAGACAGTATATAGCGATTCCAGCAGGTATTGTGAATAAGTTGAAAAAGTCGACTAGAGCTGGTCTTACCAAACAATTTCCATTTTCTCCTTCACAGGTTTTTCTGCACACGAATCTCTTTCCGCATCCCATGAAGGATGAGTGGAGGATGGCGACGGGAAAATTTTGAATTCCGCCCGAATGGCAGGGTGGTCGCTAAGGAAATCTCCATACTTCTCATTAGGAGATTGTTTGCCTCGGTTAACAGGATGCCGGAAACGTTGATCTTCCTCTCCAGAACCGATTAACTCAATTCTGGCTCCTTGACCTCCCCGGTAGAAAATGTAGTCTACTCGATTTTTCCAGTAGCCATTGGGTTCTGGACGTGCATTGCTGTCATTGAGGGCCAACTCATCAAGGAGATAGTCTTTTAAAATTTCATAGTCTTTTCCTGAGGCTTCAATTCCCTTATGGTCGTATTGCGAATTGAAATCCCCGCCAAAAATGAAGGCCCGATCTTTCGATAATTTCTTGATACATTTTGCAAGGAATTTAATTTGCTTTTTTCGAACGGCTCGGTCTTCCTCATCTCTCCCGGCATCCAGGTGCGTATTATACACGTCAAATTCTGCGCCATTTGGAAGACGAACAGGCACTCGAAGAAGCCCTTTGGTCGACCAGCAATCATTTTTCCTCGTCAACCATCCTTCACAATCTGGAAGCGGTGCCTGTGTGACTCCCTCCTCCATAGCATTATAGTAGGGTGAAGCTATGGTTAACCCCGATCCATAGGGGACACGGAAAGGAATGCCAGGACTATCAAATAACTGAAAACCCACATTGACGATTTTAATGGGAAGAGTTGCCAACCATAATGGGGCCAGAGCGATCCGTGGCCCGTTCCCCTGTTCTATAAGCTCATAGGTAAATTCATGGACAATTTGACGGTGAAATTCAAAATCCTCTTGTAATAATACGAAATCATAATCCATGAGCAACCAGGCCATCAGACCACTTCGGGTATCATCATTTCTCACCGGTATCCCGACATAAATGGAATTCAGGATCGGAGAAATTCCATGAACATTGTAAGACAGAAATCGAATCGTACAGGGCACCGGTATCGATGATTCCGATTGGTCAAGAGAACATTCTTCTCGTGGTGTAAAACCGTCTGCTCTTGAAATTTCGTAACTGAAACCTATTAATAAAATGCTCAGTAAGGATATCCCTTTCATGACGCATTTTGGTATGGCCATATTCCACTACTCCTTTTCTTTTCCCGGACTTGTATTCATAATAACTACTCCATCAGAGGTACGAGGGTTCCCAACTCCCACAATTAAACCGCCCCTACTTTACTTACCTCAGATTAAAAATCAAGTGTTCCTCATCTAATCTTCTGAGCTATGTTTTTCAATGAAAGGAGCAGAAGATGGCAACTTGCACACGACGGCATCACGCTCCCGCCTTCAAGGTTGAAGTGGTCTGGGCCATTATCCGCCAGGACTGCAGGTTGGTTGCTTTAGCTGAACAGGTTGCAACACATCCCAATCAGATTCAAGGCTGGAAGAAACCACTGGTCGGCAAGGCAGAGAGGTGTTTGGAGCGGGCGTGGCGGCCGCTGCCGGCCATAAATAGATTCAGCAGAAGGGGGCATGCCAGGTTTAGGTCGTTGACGAGGGATAAGGATTTTTTAGGCACCGTCTCGGAGCCGGTCGATGGATGAGTGAAAAGCCCCGATCAAGGCCACGGAACGAGATATCCCAAAAAAGTGGCAGCAATTTTCTCGAAGGATTCCATATTGAGATGTCGGAAAATCATCGACTCGACCATGGACCGATGGATGACGCAGCCGTTTGTGATCGATGCGTTTACCATGGCTATGAAGAACGGCCGCCCCAGGGATGGTTTCAGCCACCATTCGGACCTGACAGGAGGCCCGAGCGAACATCTTTGACTATATTGAAGTCTTTTATAACCGGCAGCGACGCCATTCCGTTCTTGGCTATCTGACTCCAGCGGAGTTTGAGAAACGGGGTATCGCGGCTCAACTCGGTGTCCACAAAACCAGGGAAAGACCAGTTCAGCCCGTATGGGTTTTTCGGCCTTTAGCCTCTGACGGGTGAGCGGCATAAGGAGCGTACGAAAATGAAATCTCCATCAATTTCACTACCGGACACCCCAATGGGAAAACATGGTTGGCCATGGACGAACAGCAATCCCTATCCAACGCATTTAATTGATAACAGACCATGGCCTAAAATTAGCGTAGTAACCCCAAACTATAACTGCGGTGAATTCCTTGAAGAAACCATTCGCTCCGTTTTACTACAGGGATACCCCAACCTTGAGTACATCATCATTGATGGTGGGAGTACCGACGGTTCCCAAGAAATCATTAAGAGGTATGAGCCTTGGCTTGCCTATTGGATAACCCAGTCCGACCAGGGTCAAAGTGCAGCGATCAACAATGGTTTCCGGAGGGCATCGGGCGAAATCATGGGGTGGTTGAATTCTGATGATTATTACCAACCCCACACGCTCTTTCGGGTTGCCCTTGAGGTCAATCCGGAGAAGAAGAAATACATCGTGATGGGAGAGGTCTATGAAGTAGATGCCCGCAAAAGAATCATCCGAAGATGGAAATCAAGGGTGCCAACATTGTATTCGCTTCTTTTTCAACATCGCTTATGCCTTTTACTCGGCGTAGTGGTGATGCCCTGCCAACCGTCTGTGTTCTGGCACCGCAAGGTCTTTGAATCACTGGGCCTGTTACGAGAAGACCTGAAGTATGCCATGGACTATGATTATTGGTTGAAGGCCCTTAGGGCCAATTATAACTTTCAATATATGGCTGAAGTTCTTTCCAATTACCGATTTCATGCTGCCTCTAAATCAAATCAAGGGTGGCAGATCTTTTACCCAGAATGGCGAGGTGTAGCGAAAGAGAGCTTTTCCACGCTGACTTCACGACAAAAGGTATGCGCGGAAATCTATTGGTGGTTTCTACTATTTCCCCTTTCGATCCTCACCTTGCCCTACAGGGTCTTTTCGTATGTCGTCCTGGGTATCAAAAGGGGCTAGATACTGGGCCGACGCTGGCGTTCAAAGAAGCAGAGTTATGGCCACCGTTAAAAAGAAATCGCTGATTATTCAGGGAGTTTTTCGAACAGTTTTAATGAAATGAGGTCAGGTATGAGTATTGGCTTGTTGGCGGAGAGG
Above is a window of Candidatus Nitrospira neomarina DNA encoding:
- a CDS encoding endonuclease/exonuclease/phosphatase family protein, with product MAIPKCVMKGISLLSILLIGFSYEISRADGFTPREECSLDQSESSIPVPCTIRFLSYNVHGISPILNSIYVGIPVRNDDTRSGLMAWLLMDYDFVLLQEDFEFHRQIVHEFTYELIEQGNGPRIALAPLWLATLPIKIVNVGFQLFDSPGIPFRVPYGSGLTIASPYYNAMEEGVTQAPLPDCEGWLTRKNDCWSTKGLLRVPVRLPNGAEFDVYNTHLDAGRDEEDRAVRKKQIKFLAKCIKKLSKDRAFIFGGDFNSQYDHKGIEASGKDYEILKDYLLDELALNDSNARPEPNGYWKNRVDYIFYRGGQGARIELIGSGEEDQRFRHPVNRGKQSPNEKYGDFLSDHPAIRAEFKIFPSPSSTHPSWDAERDSCAEKPVKEKMEIVW
- a CDS encoding glycosyltransferase family 2 protein — its product is MKSPSISLPDTPMGKHGWPWTNSNPYPTHLIDNRPWPKISVVTPNYNCGEFLEETIRSVLLQGYPNLEYIIIDGGSTDGSQEIIKRYEPWLAYWITQSDQGQSAAINNGFRRASGEIMGWLNSDDYYQPHTLFRVALEVNPEKKKYIVMGEVYEVDARKRIIRRWKSRVPTLYSLLFQHRLCLLLGVVVMPCQPSVFWHRKVFESLGLLREDLKYAMDYDYWLKALRANYNFQYMAEVLSNYRFHAASKSNQGWQIFYPEWRGVAKESFSTLTSRQKVCAEIYWWFLLFPLSILTLPYRVFSYVVLGIKRG